A portion of the Candidatus Pristimantibacillus lignocellulolyticus genome contains these proteins:
- a CDS encoding TetR/AcrR family transcriptional regulator codes for MTEKRNSRELLIETASKLFRIRGYYGVGLKDILSESGVPKGSLYHYFPNGKEELAIEAINHTRCMVVNEIQAKFKEVDDPIEAIQSHILQLSEIFSETDNLLGVPIGTIAAETYSTCEPIRIVCQSTFENWQALFTKKLLESGYSEQQSKELSIVINALIEGGIIYSQTSNSGEPLRIIADKIPHLLMK; via the coding sequence ATGACTGAAAAGCGTAATTCTCGTGAACTTCTAATAGAAACTGCGTCCAAACTTTTTCGAATTCGTGGATATTATGGCGTTGGTCTAAAAGATATTCTTAGTGAGAGTGGTGTGCCGAAAGGTTCGCTATATCATTATTTCCCTAACGGTAAAGAAGAATTAGCAATTGAGGCAATCAATCATACAAGATGTATGGTAGTTAACGAGATTCAAGCTAAATTTAAAGAAGTTGATGATCCAATTGAGGCTATTCAATCTCATATTTTACAATTGTCTGAGATTTTCTCAGAAACTGATAATTTGCTTGGAGTGCCAATTGGAACTATTGCCGCTGAAACTTATTCAACTTGTGAGCCTATACGAATTGTTTGCCAATCAACATTTGAAAACTGGCAAGCATTATTTACAAAAAAACTATTGGAATCAGGCTATAGTGAGCAACAATCTAAGGAATTAAGTATTGTTATTAATGCTTTAATTGAGGGTGGCATTATATATTCTCAAACTTCAAACAGTGGAGAGCCTCTTCGTATTATAGCTGATAAAATTCCACATTTATTAATGAAATGA
- a CDS encoding DHA2 family efflux MFS transporter permease subunit, whose amino-acid sequence MTASAIQQQQNIRTTPILISFLIAGFIGLFSETALNMALGDLTALFGISYSSVQWLTTGYLLTLGILVPVSGLLLQWFTTRQLFVSSLLFSILGTLVAALAPSFAVLMVARVIQAIGTALLLPLMFNTILVIYPINKRGATMGLMGLVIMFAPAIGPSMSGLIIENLSWNWIFWISLPFFVLALLSGLKYMQNVSTITKPKIDILSIVLSTIGFGGFVYGFSSAGENGWGSMTVITTIIIGLVALSLFSIRQLKMKKPMIDLRVFKYPMFTLGLLAVFLTFMVIMSSAILLPMYLQTGLLLAAFSAGLVLLPGGVFNGLMSPITGRIFDKYGPRGLVIPGFIIMIVMLFCLANLSTETSVIMVIVMHVLLMIGISMVMMPAQTNGLNQLPKNLYPDGTAIMNTLQQVSGAIGTAIAMTIMSASKDNYMKDVADPTDQLANAAGLTAGVQDAFIFGLILACIGLLLSLFIKKSNNEK is encoded by the coding sequence ATGACAGCAAGTGCGATTCAACAGCAACAAAATATTAGAACAACCCCTATTTTGATTTCATTTCTGATTGCTGGATTTATTGGATTATTCAGTGAGACAGCACTGAACATGGCATTAGGTGATTTAACGGCTTTATTTGGAATTAGTTATTCTTCAGTACAATGGCTTACAACAGGCTATCTGTTAACGTTAGGTATACTTGTTCCCGTATCAGGACTGTTATTACAGTGGTTCACGACTCGTCAATTATTTGTTAGTTCATTGTTGTTCTCGATTCTGGGAACACTAGTCGCAGCGTTAGCACCAAGCTTTGCGGTACTTATGGTTGCTCGTGTTATTCAAGCAATCGGAACAGCGTTATTACTGCCTCTTATGTTCAATACGATTTTGGTAATATATCCAATTAACAAACGTGGTGCGACAATGGGCTTAATGGGGCTCGTTATTATGTTTGCCCCAGCAATTGGTCCGTCTATGTCTGGCTTAATCATCGAGAATCTAAGCTGGAATTGGATCTTTTGGATCTCACTTCCGTTTTTCGTTCTAGCATTGCTGTCTGGTTTGAAATATATGCAAAATGTTTCAACGATTACTAAACCGAAAATTGACATTCTGTCCATTGTACTTTCAACAATTGGTTTTGGTGGATTTGTGTATGGTTTTAGTAGTGCTGGTGAAAATGGCTGGGGAAGTATGACCGTAATTACTACCATTATTATTGGTCTTGTAGCCTTATCATTATTCTCAATTAGACAACTCAAAATGAAAAAACCAATGATTGATTTACGAGTATTTAAATACCCTATGTTTACTCTAGGATTGTTAGCTGTTTTCTTAACTTTTATGGTTATTATGTCGTCAGCAATTTTATTACCAATGTATTTGCAAACCGGCCTACTACTAGCTGCTTTCTCTGCTGGTCTTGTCCTTCTGCCTGGTGGAGTATTCAACGGTTTGATGTCACCAATTACAGGTCGTATATTTGATAAATATGGTCCACGAGGACTAGTAATTCCTGGATTTATCATTATGATTGTGATGTTATTCTGTCTAGCTAATCTTTCTACAGAAACATCCGTCATTATGGTTATTGTTATGCATGTATTGCTTATGATCGGTATATCTATGGTAATGATGCCTGCCCAAACAAATGGTCTTAATCAGTTACCGAAAAATTTATATCCTGACGGAACAGCAATTATGAATACATTGCAGCAAGTGTCTGGAGCTATTGGTACTGCGATTGCTATGACGATTATGTCAGCATCAAAAGATAATTATATGAAGGATGTCGCTGATCCTACAGACCAATTAGCTAACGCCGCTGGTTTAACCGCTGGCGTTCAAGATGCCTTTATTTTCGGATTAATTCTTGCTTGTATCGGTTTACTCTTATCATTATTTATTAAAAAATCTAACAATGAAAAATAA
- a CDS encoding DUF1801 domain-containing protein has translation MNEKKVVYQSVDQYIAEFPAKTQEILQSLRKKIKQLTPEATEKISYQMPTFALHGNLVHFAAYKNHIGFYPGASGIKAFEHALSSYKSAKGSVQFPINEPLPFDLISEIVKYRVADNIARHQEKSQKKSQNK, from the coding sequence ATGAACGAGAAAAAAGTGGTTTACCAATCTGTGGATCAATATATTGCGGAGTTTCCGGCGAAAACACAAGAAATTTTACAATCATTACGAAAAAAGATAAAGCAATTAACACCAGAAGCTACAGAGAAAATTAGTTATCAAATGCCGACATTTGCATTGCATGGTAATCTCGTACATTTCGCAGCATATAAAAATCATATCGGATTCTACCCAGGTGCTAGTGGGATTAAAGCATTTGAACATGCATTATCTTCATATAAATCAGCAAAAGGTTCTGTTCAGTTCCCGATTAATGAACCACTTCCATTTGACTTAATAAGTGAAATCGTGAAGTATAGAGTTGCTGATAATATTGCTCGCCACCAAGAAAAATCACAAAAAAAGAGCCAAAATAAATAA
- a CDS encoding DUF1328 domain-containing protein, with amino-acid sequence MLGWTLVFFFLAIVAAIFGFLGIASTLASIAKILFVIFLVLFIASLILGRRRTM; translated from the coding sequence ATGTTAGGATGGACTTTAGTATTTTTCTTTTTAGCAATTGTCGCCGCAATTTTTGGATTCCTTGGAATTGCATCAACATTGGCAAGTATAGCTAAAATACTTTTTGTCATTTTCCTCGTACTATTTATTGCTTCACTTATTTTAGGTAGAAGACGAACAATGTAA
- a CDS encoding STAS domain-containing protein, with the protein MSVKQFLIEQVENNEAYILHVSGDLDLAVVQQFRAVLGPIVNQSEKALILDLKNLNYIDSTGIGIIVSILKIRDGLHAPFIVQNIPPPIKRLFDLTGISGYLTEGTEV; encoded by the coding sequence ATGTCAGTTAAACAATTTCTTATTGAACAAGTAGAAAATAATGAAGCGTACATTTTACATGTAAGCGGAGATTTAGATCTTGCAGTTGTTCAGCAGTTTCGAGCTGTGCTTGGTCCTATCGTGAATCAATCTGAAAAAGCATTAATTCTTGATTTGAAAAATCTAAACTATATTGATAGTACTGGAATTGGAATAATCGTTTCTATACTTAAAATCCGTGATGGGTTGCATGCACCTTTTATTGTTCAAAACATCCCACCACCTATTAAGCGATTATTTGATTTGACAGGTATCTCTGGATATTTAACAGAAGGGACCGAAGTGTAA
- a CDS encoding protein-glutamate O-methyltransferase CheR, producing the protein MSNTGLKSDSSRSNELERIEIKLLLEAIYEAYGFDFRNYLQSSIRRRIINRMQVEKLPTIISLLEKVLYEPEFMKTLVNDLSIRVTEMYRDPSFFLAFRQKIIPMIRDYSEIRIWHAGCSTGEEVYSMAILLQEEDLLHKTKIYATDMNEQVIEQAKLGKFSLKKMQTFTKNYMLAGGMKEFSGYYITDDQYAIFHPEIMNNVVFAQHNLATDSTFNEFHIILCRNVMIYFDIKLQHRVHNLFHESLTANGFLLLGNMESIIAANKAQYEEIVPCERIFRKVK; encoded by the coding sequence ATAAGTAATACTGGGCTAAAATCTGATTCGAGCAGATCTAATGAACTTGAACGTATTGAAATAAAACTACTGTTAGAAGCGATATATGAGGCGTACGGCTTTGACTTTCGTAATTACTTGCAATCATCAATTCGAAGAAGAATCATTAACCGGATGCAAGTTGAAAAATTGCCTACTATAATTTCTTTGCTAGAGAAGGTATTGTATGAACCTGAATTTATGAAAACATTAGTTAATGATCTCTCTATTCGGGTAACGGAAATGTATCGTGATCCTTCATTTTTTTTAGCTTTTCGGCAGAAAATCATCCCAATGATAAGAGATTATTCGGAGATTAGAATTTGGCATGCAGGTTGTTCAACTGGAGAAGAAGTGTATTCTATGGCTATTTTGTTGCAGGAAGAAGACTTGCTACACAAAACTAAGATATATGCGACAGATATGAATGAGCAAGTAATAGAACAAGCAAAATTAGGTAAGTTTTCATTAAAAAAAATGCAAACCTTTACGAAAAATTATATGCTTGCTGGAGGAATGAAAGAATTTTCGGGCTATTATATTACAGATGATCAATATGCCATTTTTCATCCAGAGATTATGAATAACGTCGTGTTTGCACAGCATAATCTAGCAACGGATAGTACATTCAATGAATTTCATATTATTTTATGTAGAAATGTAATGATCTATTTCGATATAAAACTACAGCACCGTGTTCATAACTTATTTCATGAAAGTTTAACAGCGAATGGATTTCTATTACTAGGTAATATGGAGTCGATCATTGCGGCTAACAAAGCTCAATATGAGGAAATTGTCCCGTGTGAGCGGATTTTTCGCAAGGTGAAGTAA
- a CDS encoding general stress protein has product MENLMNLETTKVRIVNSITEVQDQVNLFQREGYLNDNIFVLTHDKDRTSRIVEKTDATTIGMAEEGFGTTIANMFRSTGDELRAKMRSLGISKADSERLETEMDRDKVLVIAWSGKEYVGEDYDPAVYYYTYY; this is encoded by the coding sequence ATGGAAAATTTAATGAATCTTGAAACTACAAAGGTACGTATCGTGAACAGTATTACTGAAGTACAGGACCAAGTTAACCTATTTCAACGTGAAGGATACTTAAATGATAATATATTTGTACTCACACACGATAAAGACAGAACTTCACGTATAGTTGAAAAAACAGACGCAACAACAATTGGCATGGCTGAAGAAGGTTTTGGTACTACCATCGCCAATATGTTCCGCTCTACTGGAGATGAGCTGCGTGCCAAAATGAGATCGCTTGGTATTTCTAAAGCAGATTCTGAACGCTTAGAAACTGAGATGGATCGTGATAAGGTTCTAGTTATTGCGTGGAGCGGAAAAGAATATGTAGGGGAAGATTATGACCCTGCTGTATACTATTACACTTATTATTAA
- a CDS encoding alpha/beta hydrolase, which yields MNKHKVSVNGIDMVYEECGDSSGIAVILLHGFCGSSQYWHKVCPLLSEKYRIIMPQLRGHGGSSTPNGVYSMEAMADDIYKLIEQLEIDKVVMFGHSLGGYVTLAFADKYGDKLLGLGLIHSTALPDSEEVKDKRRQDIDDISDNGINLYVKKLIPKLFMDAKLGKMQGEVYDIITVGLEMTATGAIRTLEGMMQRPDRSHVLANATYPILLVAGAEDNIVSPLDTFSITGKGITDSTFGYPHILENTFEGVAHMSLVEVPNQLSRVIANYLKILYEKKEERE from the coding sequence ATGAATAAGCACAAGGTAAGCGTCAACGGTATCGATATGGTCTATGAGGAATGCGGAGATAGTAGCGGGATAGCGGTAATACTCCTACATGGCTTCTGCGGATCTTCTCAATACTGGCATAAAGTTTGCCCACTGTTAAGTGAAAAGTATCGTATTATCATGCCACAATTACGTGGTCATGGTGGCTCGTCTACTCCTAATGGCGTTTATTCAATGGAAGCAATGGCTGATGATATATATAAATTAATAGAGCAATTAGAGATTGATAAAGTTGTGATGTTTGGTCACTCCTTAGGTGGGTATGTAACGCTTGCTTTTGCAGATAAATATGGGGACAAGCTATTGGGTCTCGGATTAATCCATTCTACTGCACTGCCAGATTCAGAAGAAGTGAAAGATAAGCGACGTCAAGATATTGATGATATTTCTGATAATGGTATTAATCTTTACGTTAAGAAACTTATTCCAAAGTTATTTATGGACGCTAAGCTTGGAAAAATGCAAGGTGAAGTGTACGACATTATAACAGTAGGATTAGAAATGACAGCCACAGGAGCTATTCGTACACTCGAAGGAATGATGCAACGTCCTGATCGTAGCCATGTGCTGGCAAATGCAACTTATCCTATTCTATTAGTTGCAGGAGCAGAAGATAATATTGTATCTCCACTAGATACATTCTCAATTACTGGTAAAGGTATTACAGATTCGACGTTTGGTTATCCTCATATTTTGGAGAACACGTTTGAAGGGGTAGCACATATGAGTTTAGTGGAAGTTCCTAACCAATTATCCCGAGTAATAGCAAATTATTTGAAAATTCTTTACGAGAAGAAGGAAGAACGAGAATAG
- a CDS encoding DinB family protein, translating to MYRNIEDFIEDWNASSNGTLQVIKAITDEKIGQSIVDGHNSLGWLAWHLVGSTGFFGGVVGLNIPAPGHGESAPSNVADIVARYEQVAQAVREQVSQLSEAQLVEEIQSFSGPSTRGKLLRAFIDHQNHHRGQMTVLLRQAGLTVPAVMGPTKEMAKA from the coding sequence TTGTATCGAAATATTGAGGATTTTATTGAGGATTGGAACGCGTCATCTAATGGCACATTACAAGTGATTAAAGCAATTACTGATGAAAAAATCGGTCAATCTATTGTCGATGGACATAATTCTCTTGGTTGGTTAGCATGGCACTTAGTAGGTTCAACGGGATTTTTTGGTGGCGTAGTGGGATTGAACATTCCAGCTCCAGGTCATGGCGAATCAGCACCTTCTAATGTAGCAGATATTGTTGCTAGATACGAGCAAGTTGCTCAAGCAGTACGTGAGCAAGTTAGTCAATTATCAGAAGCACAATTAGTAGAAGAAATTCAAAGTTTCTCAGGTCCTTCCACTAGAGGTAAGTTACTTAGAGCATTTATCGATCACCAAAATCATCATCGTGGTCAGATGACAGTATTGTTACGTCAAGCAGGTCTTACTGTTCCTGCAGTTATGGGTCCTACGAAGGAAATGGCTAAAGCATAA
- a CDS encoding YdeI/OmpD-associated family protein has product MEIENLIKVTSGEDLRVWLQQNSKTEKCCWVIVSMTPNPDTLLYLDAVEQSLCFGWIDGVKKKISETELAQRLSPRSKKSSWTELNKERVRRLEKLGLMDDEGRKVLPNMDDDSFKIDSVIEKRLKEQKQVYENFLAFPALYQRIRIDTIQSNKKDPEIFNTRLDKFIINTKENKMYGQWHDNGRLLNY; this is encoded by the coding sequence ATGGAGATTGAAAATCTAATTAAAGTAACATCAGGAGAAGATTTGAGGGTTTGGTTACAGCAAAATAGTAAGACTGAAAAATGTTGTTGGGTCATAGTTAGTATGACGCCAAACCCAGATACTTTGCTATACTTGGACGCCGTTGAACAATCTTTATGTTTTGGATGGATAGACGGAGTTAAAAAGAAAATATCTGAAACTGAGCTAGCGCAGAGACTGTCTCCTAGAAGTAAAAAAAGTTCATGGACTGAATTAAATAAGGAACGTGTTCGCCGCCTCGAAAAGTTAGGGTTGATGGATGATGAAGGTCGAAAAGTACTTCCTAATATGGACGATGATTCTTTTAAGATAGATAGCGTTATAGAGAAACGACTCAAAGAGCAAAAGCAAGTATATGAGAACTTTTTGGCATTTCCAGCTCTTTATCAAAGAATTCGGATCGATACGATACAAAGCAATAAAAAAGATCCGGAAATATTTAATACTAGATTAGACAAATTTATAATAAACACTAAAGAAAATAAAATGTACGGTCAATGGCACGATAATGGTCGCCTTCTAAATTATTAA
- a CDS encoding fused response regulator/phosphatase encodes MSIIIVDDNVTNQLIIKTILNKAGYTDLKIASSATELFHILGVNSTIVKERDAELILLDLMMPDIDGIEACKTLQQDERFRDIPIIFVTAVGDSNKMAEALDAGASDYVMKPINKMELLARIRSALRLKKEIDWHKERDQRMKNKLDLAKQVQLSVLSKAINDENIEISAVYQPSSELAGDFYGWYRIDKHRYGVILLDMMGHGISASLVCMYISSILKDTITRISDMEQVIHELNRYMNQLHMKDELINYYFTAIYMVVDTKEKTVEYVNAGHPTGVVFVDDRVELLEHCCGAIGLFDSLNVNKGLLHYENTMEIILYTDGLTDSIADGAEIPMDKLIQLMSKEKDLDPAALVGQIIPECNERNQKDDICLVKLIVK; translated from the coding sequence ATGAGCATCATAATTGTTGATGACAATGTTACCAATCAGCTCATTATAAAGACAATATTGAATAAAGCTGGTTATACCGATTTGAAAATCGCCTCCTCAGCGACGGAGTTATTTCATATATTAGGCGTCAATTCTACCATTGTGAAAGAAAGAGATGCTGAACTGATTCTGCTAGATTTGATGATGCCTGATATCGATGGGATAGAAGCATGCAAGACGCTACAGCAAGATGAACGCTTCAGAGATATACCTATCATCTTCGTAACTGCAGTTGGCGATTCTAACAAAATGGCCGAAGCACTAGATGCTGGGGCAAGTGACTATGTCATGAAGCCTATAAATAAGATGGAGTTATTAGCTCGGATTCGTTCCGCCTTACGACTAAAAAAAGAAATAGATTGGCATAAAGAACGAGATCAACGTATGAAGAATAAGCTTGATCTCGCTAAACAAGTGCAACTAAGCGTATTAAGTAAAGCAATAAACGATGAAAATATTGAAATTAGCGCAGTCTATCAGCCATCTTCCGAACTAGCAGGAGATTTCTATGGATGGTATCGAATTGATAAGCATCGCTATGGTGTTATTTTGTTAGATATGATGGGTCATGGTATTTCCGCTTCTTTAGTATGTATGTACATCTCATCGATATTAAAAGATACCATTACTCGTATCTCTGATATGGAGCAAGTTATCCATGAGCTTAACCGCTATATGAATCAGTTACATATGAAAGATGAATTAATAAATTACTATTTTACAGCGATATATATGGTCGTAGATACTAAGGAAAAAACTGTAGAATACGTCAATGCAGGTCATCCTACAGGTGTTGTATTTGTAGATGATAGAGTTGAACTACTTGAACATTGCTGCGGAGCAATTGGACTATTCGATTCTTTGAATGTTAACAAAGGATTATTACATTATGAAAATACTATGGAGATCATACTATATACAGATGGATTAACCGACTCTATTGCGGACGGTGCAGAAATTCCTATGGACAAACTTATACAATTAATGAGTAAAGAAAAAGATTTAGACCCTGCAGCACTTGTCGGGCAAATCATCCCTGAATGTAATGAGCGAAATCAAAAAGATGATATTTGTTTAGTAAAACTTATTGTTAAGTGA
- a CDS encoding GCN5 family acetyltransferase, translated as MTKIVVKPFDQEIQSMMTEMLDTYHAGELSRKDPSELPKDIHIIEVDDEMVGYAVFWEYKKGNQLIHKAEKDYFNDDEKYLERDFYVDISDQSDFIFIEALDVMKDYEGNGYAAFFINWLKENYPKKKLYVYSLDKTRNFWYKQGFETIGSTVWMTYN; from the coding sequence TTGACTAAAATAGTAGTAAAACCATTCGACCAAGAAATACAAAGTATGATGACTGAAATGTTAGACACGTACCACGCAGGTGAATTAAGTAGGAAAGATCCATCAGAATTACCGAAAGATATTCATATTATCGAGGTAGACGACGAGATGGTTGGTTATGCTGTTTTTTGGGAATATAAAAAGGGTAATCAACTGATTCATAAAGCGGAAAAAGATTATTTCAATGACGATGAGAAGTATTTGGAGAGAGATTTCTATGTCGATATAAGTGATCAATCAGATTTCATCTTTATTGAAGCGTTAGACGTTATGAAAGATTATGAAGGAAATGGATATGCAGCTTTTTTCATTAACTGGTTGAAAGAGAATTATCCTAAGAAGAAACTATATGTGTACTCCTTAGATAAAACAAGAAACTTCTGGTACAAACAAGGATTTGAAACGATTGGCAGTACTGTTTGGATGACTTATAATTAG
- a CDS encoding ATP-binding protein, whose translation MKEIRLQIPAHADFIDIVRVCLFGIATKLSFSYEDIEDMKVAVSEACNNAVLYGSGTTEHNTIDICFESRDHSLTIRISNKGQSFEHVDALEKASPLPETDISELPVGGLGIYLMQALMDEVTVETNDNITQVTLVKFLTA comes from the coding sequence ATGAAAGAGATCCGTTTGCAAATTCCTGCCCATGCCGATTTCATTGATATTGTAAGAGTATGTCTGTTTGGTATTGCTACAAAATTAAGCTTTTCTTATGAAGACATTGAAGACATGAAAGTTGCCGTCTCAGAAGCTTGTAATAATGCTGTACTTTATGGATCTGGAACAACAGAGCATAATACTATTGATATATGTTTTGAAAGTCGAGATCATAGTCTGACTATCAGAATTAGTAATAAAGGCCAATCATTCGAACATGTAGATGCATTAGAAAAAGCTTCCCCTCTTCCAGAAACGGATATTAGTGAATTACCTGTCGGCGGATTAGGAATCTATCTCATGCAAGCACTTATGGATGAAGTTACAGTTGAAACCAACGATAATATTACTCAAGTTACACTAGTGAAATTCCTTACAGCGTAA